Proteins co-encoded in one Maridesulfovibrio ferrireducens genomic window:
- the fba gene encoding class II fructose-1,6-bisphosphate aldolase, whose product MPLVSPKEMFEGAYAGGYAIGAFNVNNMEIIQGIMEAGSEENAPVILQVSAGARKYAGQRYIIKLMEAALEKTDLPVVLHLDHGPNFEMCKEVIDGGFSSVMIDGSHLPFEENIAMTKKVVTYAHDKGVWVEAELGRLAGVEEDVSSDEHIYTDPDEAVEFVERTGCDSLAIAIGTSHGAYKFTGEAKLDFDRLDKIASLIPDFPIVLHGASSVVPEFVKMANEFGGDIGGAKGVPEDLLRKAASKAVCKINIDTDIRLAMTAVIRKFLAENPAEFDPRGYLGEARKAVKEMVRHKITNVLGCSGKA is encoded by the coding sequence ATGCCACTCGTTTCACCTAAAGAGATGTTCGAAGGAGCTTATGCCGGTGGTTACGCCATTGGAGCATTTAATGTAAACAACATGGAAATCATTCAGGGTATCATGGAGGCAGGTAGCGAAGAAAACGCCCCTGTTATTCTTCAGGTTTCCGCAGGAGCCCGCAAATATGCAGGCCAGAGATATATCATTAAGTTGATGGAAGCCGCTCTTGAAAAAACTGATCTACCTGTTGTTCTCCACCTTGACCACGGCCCTAACTTCGAAATGTGTAAAGAAGTAATTGACGGCGGATTTTCCTCTGTAATGATTGATGGGTCACATCTTCCATTTGAAGAAAACATTGCTATGACTAAAAAAGTCGTAACATATGCACATGATAAAGGCGTATGGGTAGAGGCTGAGCTCGGTAGACTTGCCGGAGTTGAAGAAGATGTTTCCTCCGATGAACATATTTACACAGACCCTGATGAAGCTGTTGAATTCGTAGAACGCACAGGCTGTGACTCTCTTGCTATCGCTATAGGTACAAGCCACGGTGCATATAAATTTACCGGAGAAGCAAAACTGGACTTTGATCGTCTTGATAAAATTGCTTCATTAATCCCCGATTTTCCAATAGTATTACACGGCGCATCAAGCGTTGTTCCTGAATTTGTAAAAATGGCAAATGAATTTGGCGGCGATATCGGCGGAGCAAAAGGAGTTCCTGAAGATCTCCTTCGTAAAGCAGCTTCCAAAGCAGTTTGTAAGATTAATATTGATACGGATATCCGTCTTGCGATGACTGCGGTCATTCGCAAATTTTTGGCTGAAAATCCCGCAGAATTTGACCCCAGAGGATATCTCGGCGAAGCCCGCAAAGCAGTGAAAGAAATGGTTCGCCATAAAATCACAAATGTTCTGGGATGCTCTGGAAAAGCATAA
- the gap gene encoding type I glyceraldehyde-3-phosphate dehydrogenase → MAVKVGINGFGRIGRYLTRLIHDSKDFDLVAVNARASNEDLALLLKHDSVHGKFNAEVVANKDGFTINGKQIKVTRCAPGEWIWGELGCDLVVESTGKFRDRESCEKAMACGAKRVVISAPGIDSDITVVMGVNDGDLKPEHKIVSAASCTTNCLAPVAKVINDAFGIERGLMTTIHAYTMSQRVLDGSHSDIRRARACAVNMVPTTTGAAKAVTLVIPELKGKLDGMSVRVPTPNVSLVDLTCDLAKETTAEEVNAVLKKAATENMGYTEMPLVSTDYLGDTHGGVVDGPLTSVMDGKLLKLIIWYDNEASFSNQLVRLMKKVSDMI, encoded by the coding sequence ATGGCTGTAAAAGTTGGTATTAATGGATTTGGAAGAATCGGTCGTTACCTAACTAGACTTATTCACGATAGCAAAGATTTTGATCTTGTTGCAGTAAATGCGCGCGCTTCTAACGAAGACCTTGCTCTTCTTCTAAAGCATGATTCTGTGCACGGAAAATTCAATGCTGAAGTCGTAGCAAATAAAGATGGATTTACTATCAACGGCAAACAGATCAAAGTTACCCGCTGTGCTCCAGGTGAGTGGATTTGGGGAGAACTCGGGTGTGATCTCGTTGTTGAATCCACAGGTAAATTCCGTGATCGCGAAAGCTGTGAAAAAGCTATGGCATGCGGTGCTAAAAGGGTTGTAATCAGTGCTCCCGGAATCGATTCTGACATAACAGTTGTTATGGGCGTAAACGACGGCGACCTAAAGCCTGAGCATAAAATCGTGTCCGCAGCTTCCTGTACTACCAACTGTCTTGCTCCGGTTGCGAAAGTAATAAATGATGCTTTCGGAATTGAACGTGGTCTCATGACTACAATCCATGCATACACAATGAGTCAGAGAGTTCTGGACGGTTCTCACTCTGATATCCGTAGAGCAAGAGCATGCGCTGTCAATATGGTTCCGACAACTACGGGCGCGGCAAAAGCTGTAACGCTGGTTATTCCTGAACTCAAAGGAAAGCTGGACGGCATGTCCGTTCGCGTTCCAACTCCTAATGTGTCACTTGTTGATCTTACTTGCGACCTTGCAAAAGAGACCACCGCAGAAGAAGTCAACGCAGTTCTAAAAAAAGCGGCAACTGAAAATATGGGCTATACAGAAATGCCTCTGGTTTCTACTGACTATCTCGGTGACACCCACGGTGGTGTTGTCGATGGTCCTTTGACTTCAGTAATGGACGGTAAATTGCTGAAACTCATCATCTGGTATGATAATGAAGCCAGTTTCTCCAATCAGCTTGTCCGTTTGATGAAAAAAGTTTCTGATATGATCTAG